The genomic DNA CCAGGCATATAAAACTTTAAAGCGCTTTTAATGCTTTGTATATTATTATCAAACTCTTGTTTCCCTACGGGATGATTAAATACAAAAAATAGAGTTCTGTTTTTTATGTAGACGAAGTTAATCATTTTTTGTATAGGCAGTGTAAACATAGATTGCACTATTTTGATGCATTTATAATAAGATAGTTTAGAGAATTGAGGTCTGCTTTGAATGGAATTTATAATTTGACTAGCGTTTTTCATCTGGTAATTATAGCAATGTTTTTATTAAGTTTTAGTGGATGTGGACACAAGGGTAATCCATATTATTTAGAAGATGCGCCCGAAGGTGATAAAAATGTAAAGTTTTTTATTAAAAAGCCAAGCGGTGACAATAATGAAAGCAGCAGTGGAAATAGATGAAGTATGATGTAATAATCGTAGGCGCAGGTGTAGCGGGGCTTTATGCCGCGATGCATCTGCCTCGTGATAAAAAAGTTCTTATTATAAACAAAAGAGAGACTTTTAAATGCAACAGTTTTTATGCTCAGGGCGGTATCGCTTTAGCTATTGATAAAGATGATATTCCTATGCATGTAAAAGATACGCTTGATGCCGGAGCAGGGCTTTGTGATGAAGAGGCTGTAAAAGTTCTGAGCGAGAGTTCAAGAGGTATCATAGATGATTTGATAGAGCGTGGATTTGAGTTTGACAGAGACAAAGACGGGAAACTCTTATACACGAAAGAAGCTGCCCACTCAAAAGAGCGCATACTTCACGCAGGAGGGGACGCGACAGGCAGATATATGCACTACTTTTTACTGGAACAAAATCCTCATCCTATGCTAACAGATGCCAGAGTAGTTGATTTGCTTATAAAAGAGGGCGAGTGTTACGGTGTAACGGTACTTGATCACAGAGAGTGCAGAAACATATATGCCGATAATGTAATCATTGCCAGCGGCGGAGTAGGCTCACTGTACGCATATCATACTAATGCACCATGCATTAGTGCGGATATGCAGGGTCTTTGCGTTATGAAAGGCATAGAACTTGCCGACATGGAGATGATGCAGTTTCATCCGACCGTATATGTAGATAACGACTCTGCTCAAAAATTGCTTTTGACCGAGGCTCTAAGGGGCGAGGGTGCTACCGTCGAAGATGAAGAGGGAAGAAGATTTTTATTTGATTATGACGAAAGAGGAGAACTTGCCTCAAGAGATATCGTAAGCAAGGCGATATATGACCATAATAAAAAAACAGGTTTGCAGACATATTTGTCGTTTAAAAACTTTGACCATGTCTACTTTACAAAAAGATTTCCCAACCTTTATAAAAATCTGCAGCTTTTGGGGTTTGATGTACCAAAACAAAGAGTTCCAATCTCTCCGGCTTTTCACTATGCAATCGGGGGAATTAAAACGGATGTAAACGGTGCAGTACCGAGTGTCAAATCTCTTTATGCGA from Sulfurimonas sp. includes the following:
- the nadB gene encoding L-aspartate oxidase; the protein is MKYDVIIVGAGVAGLYAAMHLPRDKKVLIINKRETFKCNSFYAQGGIALAIDKDDIPMHVKDTLDAGAGLCDEEAVKVLSESSRGIIDDLIERGFEFDRDKDGKLLYTKEAAHSKERILHAGGDATGRYMHYFLLEQNPHPMLTDARVVDLLIKEGECYGVTVLDHRECRNIYADNVIIASGGVGSLYAYHTNAPCISADMQGLCVMKGIELADMEMMQFHPTVYVDNDSAQKLLLTEALRGEGATVEDEEGRRFLFDYDERGELASRDIVSKAIYDHNKKTGLQTYLSFKNFDHVYFTKRFPNLYKNLQLLGFDVPKQRVPISPAFHYAIGGIKTDVNGAVPSVKSLYAIGEVASTKVHGANRLASNSLLEGLVFGKRAVEDILKKPQVKKEIKFEVSDEVMSYKEDKEKKNLLRKIMWENVSIVRTKKGLNSALDQINALLNEKIGKLLKFRLLTAKEIVLAALAREKSIGVHYRSED